The following proteins are co-located in the Rippkaea orientalis PCC 8801 genome:
- the rsmG gene encoding 16S rRNA (guanine(527)-N(7))-methyltransferase RsmG, giving the protein MLPKFSDIWQNTLNWNPNPSQQKQWDKLYHEIILANRQINLTRITEPNDFWEKHLWDSLAGILDIEIINLEQSLKVIDIGTGAGFPGIPIGIVCPNWQVTLFDSTRKKINFIKILLEELSLKNCHTLIGRAEEIGQNPSHRESYDLALIRAVGEASVCAEYTLPLLKTGGMAVLYRGNWTDEEELKLKSAIKQLGGKIALIRKLQTPLTQSIRHFIYLEKIAKTPLQFPRSIGVPNQYPL; this is encoded by the coding sequence ATGTTACCTAAATTTTCAGATATTTGGCAAAACACGCTTAACTGGAACCCTAATCCAAGCCAACAAAAACAATGGGATAAATTATATCACGAAATCATCTTAGCAAACCGTCAAATCAATCTCACGAGGATTACGGAACCGAATGACTTTTGGGAAAAACATCTTTGGGATTCCTTAGCGGGTATTTTAGATATTGAAATCATTAATCTTGAGCAATCTTTAAAGGTTATTGACATCGGAACAGGGGCAGGATTTCCGGGCATTCCCATAGGCATAGTTTGTCCCAATTGGCAAGTAACTTTATTCGATTCTACCCGTAAAAAAATCAATTTTATCAAAATTTTGTTAGAAGAATTAAGCCTAAAAAACTGTCATACTTTAATCGGGAGAGCCGAAGAAATTGGTCAAAATCCATCCCATAGAGAAAGCTATGATTTAGCCTTAATTCGTGCGGTAGGAGAAGCTTCTGTTTGTGCTGAATATACCTTACCCTTATTAAAAACTGGTGGAATGGCTGTATTGTATCGGGGCAATTGGACAGATGAAGAAGAACTAAAACTTAAATCAGCCATTAAACAATTAGGCGGAAAAATTGCCTTGATCAGAAAATTACAAACCCCTTTAACCCAAAGTATTCGTCACTTTATTTACTTAGAAAAAATTGCCAAAACACCGCTTCAATTTCCTCGATCAATAGGAGTCCCTAATCAATATCCACTTTAG
- the sbcD gene encoding exonuclease subunit SbcD, protein MIKIFHFSDIHLGSGFSHGRINPKTGLNTRLEDFIKSLSLCIDRAISESVDLVLFGGDAFPDATPPPYVQEAFASQFCRLADANIPTVLLVGNHDQHSQGIGGASLCIYRTLAVPGFIVGDSLNTHKIMTKNGDIQVITLPWLTRSTLFTRRKTDGLSFEEVSQLLIESLTSALEGEIRQLDPALPTILLAHLMADRANLGAERFLAVGKGFTIPIALLIRPEFDYVALGHVHKHQNLNPSNNPPIIYPGSIERVDFSEEKEDKGYVLLEIEKGRVNWEFNTLPTRVFCTINVNVSDQEDPQKIILNAIQKKPIQDAVVRLIYQIRSEQLELIDTQAIYQALEITHSYTIRPELVSQLSRRRLPELGVENSLDPMTALKAYLDNDENLQELAPDILEAAQSLLNGEHKHQNALAQKQGVLALEIEELN, encoded by the coding sequence ATGATTAAAATCTTTCACTTTTCTGACATTCATCTAGGTAGTGGTTTTAGCCACGGTCGTATTAATCCTAAAACTGGTTTGAATACTCGTTTGGAAGATTTTATTAAGTCTTTAAGTTTATGTATTGATCGCGCCATTAGTGAAAGCGTAGATTTAGTTTTATTTGGGGGAGATGCTTTTCCTGATGCCACCCCTCCTCCCTACGTTCAAGAAGCCTTTGCTTCTCAATTTTGCCGTCTTGCTGATGCTAATATTCCTACGGTTTTATTAGTGGGAAATCATGATCAACATTCTCAAGGAATTGGGGGAGCGAGTCTTTGTATTTATCGCACGTTAGCGGTTCCAGGGTTTATTGTTGGCGATAGTTTAAACACCCACAAAATTATGACTAAAAATGGGGATATTCAGGTGATTACCTTGCCTTGGTTAACCCGTTCAACGCTGTTTACTCGCCGTAAAACTGATGGGTTATCCTTTGAGGAAGTGAGTCAATTATTAATTGAAAGTTTAACCTCTGCTTTAGAGGGAGAAATTCGTCAACTTGATCCCGCGCTTCCCACCATTTTATTAGCCCATTTAATGGCAGACCGAGCTAATTTAGGCGCGGAAAGATTTTTAGCAGTGGGAAAAGGGTTTACTATTCCTATTGCGTTATTAATTCGCCCTGAATTTGATTATGTGGCTTTAGGTCATGTTCACAAACATCAAAATCTTAATCCGTCTAATAATCCACCCATTATCTATCCAGGCAGTATTGAACGGGTGGATTTTAGTGAAGAAAAAGAAGATAAAGGCTATGTTTTATTAGAGATAGAAAAAGGGCGAGTAAATTGGGAATTTAATACGTTACCAACCCGTGTTTTTTGTACTATTAATGTCAATGTTTCTGATCAAGAAGATCCCCAAAAGATAATTCTTAACGCCATTCAAAAAAAGCCCATTCAAGACGCTGTAGTACGATTAATTTATCAAATTCGTTCAGAACAGTTAGAATTAATTGATACCCAAGCTATTTATCAAGCGTTAGAAATCACCCATAGTTATACGATTCGGCCTGAATTAGTGAGTCAATTATCCCGTCGTCGTTTACCCGAATTGGGAGTAGAAAATAGTTTAGATCCCATGACTGCTTTAAAAGCTTATCTTGATAATGACGAAAACCTGCAAGAGTTAGCTCCAGATATTTTAGAAGCTGCTCAGAGTTTACTCAATGGGGAACATAAACATCAGAATGCTTTAGCGCAAAAACAAGGAGTTTTAGCGTTAGAAATAGAAGAACTTAATTAG
- a CDS encoding DUF58 domain-containing protein, producing the protein MKTLSSLTEWLETHWVTPAFSGWLLAGLAICFFGAATNTMAGWLYVLSGTIFALLGLGAILPMRSQRHLKVHRPLISPVSAGEELTIELIIENTEKTAKTLLEVRDLVPHVLRTPVKTAIEVIPPQNKYSWIYYLPTQRRGVYRWQEVEVRTGTPLGLFWCRRHQEVPAKGIVYPQVLPLTQCPLVDTIGQEDSDTLQSDRHYQAANEGVTKTLRPYRYGDPMRLIHWRTSARFDEFKVRELEIITGGEDILICLDSASPWQPDNFEQAVIAAASLYFYALRSELNVKFWTAGTGVIHGNRQVLETLAAIASEEETLNLPFPKLPTIWLTQNTATLDTLSQGSRWVVFATGQTPDAQQLINPSTGGLVIDPEQPLALQLQKPLR; encoded by the coding sequence ATGAAAACTTTATCTTCTTTGACTGAATGGTTAGAAACCCATTGGGTGACCCCTGCTTTTAGTGGCTGGTTATTAGCGGGACTGGCTATCTGTTTTTTTGGGGCAGCTACTAATACCATGGCCGGCTGGTTATACGTTCTGAGTGGGACTATTTTTGCCTTATTGGGGTTAGGGGCAATTTTACCGATGCGATCGCAACGTCACCTTAAAGTCCATCGTCCTCTCATTTCCCCCGTCAGTGCAGGAGAAGAGCTTACGATTGAACTCATCATCGAAAATACAGAGAAAACCGCCAAAACCCTGCTAGAAGTTAGGGATCTGGTTCCCCATGTCCTCAGAACCCCCGTTAAAACCGCTATTGAAGTGATTCCTCCCCAAAATAAGTATTCGTGGATCTATTATCTCCCAACGCAACGACGGGGAGTTTATCGTTGGCAAGAGGTGGAAGTGCGAACGGGAACCCCCCTAGGACTGTTTTGGTGTCGTCGTCACCAAGAAGTCCCGGCTAAGGGTATTGTTTACCCACAGGTTTTACCCCTTACGCAATGTCCTCTAGTGGATACCATCGGACAAGAGGACAGTGATACTCTACAGAGCGATCGCCACTATCAAGCTGCCAACGAAGGGGTAACAAAAACCCTACGTCCCTACCGTTATGGCGATCCTATGCGTCTGATCCATTGGCGTACCAGTGCCCGTTTTGATGAATTTAAGGTCAGAGAATTGGAAATTATCACCGGAGGAGAGGACATTCTCATCTGTCTCGATAGTGCTTCTCCATGGCAACCTGATAATTTTGAACAAGCGGTAATTGCCGCCGCTTCGTTATATTTTTATGCCCTACGTTCAGAACTCAATGTTAAATTTTGGACGGCTGGAACGGGGGTTATTCATGGCAACCGTCAAGTATTAGAAACCTTAGCAGCGATCGCATCAGAAGAAGAGACACTTAATCTACCTTTTCCCAAGTTACCGACGATTTGGCTCACCCAAAATACCGCTACCTTAGACACCCTTTCTCAGGGAAGTCGTTGGGTGGTTTTTGCTACAGGACAAACCCCAGATGCTCAACAACTAATAAACCCTTCTACCGGTGGTTTAGTCATTGATCCTGAGCAACCGTTAGCCCTCCAATTACAAAAACCGTTAAGATGA
- the psb34 gene encoding photosystem II assembly protein Psb34 produces the protein MPYTTEEGGRLNNFAVEPKVYQADPPTKVQQRNYIILGVAALLLVGGLLTLAVYASSSVG, from the coding sequence ATGCCCTATACAACAGAAGAAGGTGGACGGCTCAACAATTTTGCGGTAGAACCCAAGGTTTATCAAGCTGACCCCCCAACCAAAGTGCAACAGCGCAACTATATTATCTTGGGTGTTGCTGCCTTATTGTTAGTCGGCGGCTTGCTAACGCTAGCGGTTTATGCTTCTTCTAGTGTAGGATAA
- a CDS encoding CHASE domain-containing protein produces the protein MRLLSYFLLLMTPPSARDHPYLPLSVSLIIGGLLTAITTLMVGNWELKSAQHQFEEQADHLSQHLQSHLDQYTQVTNALGIFYKASDNVTREDFHTFARPWLKKYPEILGITWVKRVPAAERSVYEQAMKAEGLTQFKIHGENWQPIGQKSEYFPITYGEPPHIYQSYLGFDVGERDFLRPFLDKARDSGEIVATHTLPLLTGKNGFALFNPIYRPGTSLTTTRERQREFMGVVTTVYQLKNLLEKTLKDIPHYQLSFYLLDTSAKANNRLLLTFDGKTRTLSTPDQTQASYVVPLICKRLVDCERSLKVADHQWTLMIIPDVNLARLLLSSGIILLLGFSLTGLLVMYLWQTLAEKAHIEKLVTERTAELRQAKDELEIRVQERTAELQAANESKNELLSQIGHEFRTPLTIILGFIDLLDRDRTLNPQQQENLAIMRRSGEYLLSLFAEILEISRLETHKNALNLTSVNLHSLVNSVMEIVGIKAQGKNLPVVAYIAPELPQYIKIDENKVRQILINLLDNAIKFTDEGLISLRIISEDPEMISQSSPQITFEVQDTGSGISPEIQAKVFEPFVRGSTGKGAGLGLSIAQKLVQLMEGEITLVSPVQDQKGTLIRFHLPLMVPESTDVPQLEPIQQIIGLAPNQPAYRLLVMENQAENGQLLTQLLTSLGFQVQAASSPEQVIEICYDWRPHLIIIDTQISCKDGYQFLQPIKRELIHPHPTIIIGLTTYDGDFRTRSALASVCDETLRQPFDTERLLQKIGSYLGISYEYEICQSLPLDQESIELTLQPSSLEVMPLEWINAVYQAASEGNSQELYQLIEKIPPHNQSLLVAMTELVNHFNFRQIRKLSLLNGK, from the coding sequence ATGCGCCTCTTGTCCTATTTCTTACTCTTGATGACTCCACCTTCTGCCCGTGACCATCCCTATCTTCCCCTAAGTGTTAGCCTCATTATAGGAGGATTACTGACGGCGATCACAACCTTAATGGTAGGAAATTGGGAACTCAAGTCTGCTCAACATCAGTTTGAAGAACAAGCCGATCACTTGAGCCAACATTTACAAAGTCATCTTGATCAGTATACCCAAGTCACTAATGCTTTGGGCATCTTCTACAAAGCGTCCGATAATGTAACCCGCGAAGATTTTCACACCTTTGCTAGGCCGTGGTTAAAAAAGTACCCTGAAATTTTAGGGATCACTTGGGTGAAACGAGTCCCCGCAGCAGAACGGTCTGTCTACGAACAAGCAATGAAAGCCGAAGGCTTAACCCAGTTTAAAATCCATGGAGAAAATTGGCAACCCATTGGACAAAAATCAGAATATTTCCCGATTACCTACGGTGAGCCTCCTCATATCTATCAATCTTACCTAGGTTTTGATGTGGGAGAGAGGGACTTTTTGCGTCCTTTTTTAGACAAAGCCAGGGACTCAGGAGAAATTGTTGCTACTCACACCTTGCCTTTACTAACCGGAAAAAACGGATTTGCCCTATTTAACCCAATTTATCGCCCTGGAACTTCCCTGACCACGACACGAGAACGGCAACGGGAATTTATGGGCGTTGTGACTACCGTTTATCAACTGAAGAATTTGCTAGAAAAAACCTTAAAAGACATCCCTCATTATCAATTAAGTTTTTATCTGCTGGATACTTCCGCTAAGGCGAATAATCGGTTATTATTGACTTTTGATGGAAAAACGAGAACCCTCAGCACACCTGATCAAACGCAGGCATCCTATGTAGTACCGCTTATTTGTAAGCGATTGGTGGATTGCGAGCGATCGCTAAAGGTAGCGGATCATCAATGGACATTAATGATTATCCCCGACGTTAATTTAGCCCGCTTATTGCTGTCATCGGGAATAATTTTATTACTCGGTTTCAGCTTAACGGGTTTATTGGTTATGTATTTATGGCAAACTTTAGCCGAAAAAGCCCATATTGAGAAATTAGTAACTGAACGTACTGCCGAACTACGTCAAGCTAAAGATGAGTTAGAAATACGAGTTCAAGAACGAACGGCTGAACTACAAGCAGCCAATGAGAGTAAAAACGAATTACTCAGTCAAATCGGCCATGAATTTCGGACTCCCTTAACCATTATTCTCGGTTTTATCGATCTTCTAGACCGCGATCGCACTCTCAACCCCCAACAGCAGGAGAATCTGGCGATTATGCGCCGTAGCGGGGAATATTTGTTGAGCTTATTCGCTGAAATTTTAGAAATTTCCCGTCTAGAAACTCACAAAAATGCTCTCAATTTGACTTCAGTGAATTTACACAGTTTAGTCAATAGCGTGATGGAAATTGTGGGAATTAAAGCCCAAGGCAAAAATTTGCCTGTTGTTGCCTATATTGCCCCAGAACTGCCTCAATATATCAAAATTGATGAAAATAAAGTCCGCCAAATTTTAATTAACCTATTAGATAATGCCATCAAATTCACCGATGAAGGCTTAATTAGTCTGCGCATTATTAGTGAAGATCCAGAGATGATCAGTCAAAGTTCTCCCCAGATCACCTTTGAAGTTCAAGATACCGGAAGCGGTATTTCCCCAGAGATCCAAGCCAAAGTCTTTGAACCCTTTGTCCGGGGGAGCACTGGAAAAGGAGCCGGGTTAGGATTATCCATTGCTCAGAAATTAGTCCAACTGATGGAAGGCGAGATTACCCTTGTCAGTCCTGTTCAAGACCAAAAAGGAACGTTAATTCGCTTTCATCTGCCCTTAATGGTCCCTGAATCGACAGATGTCCCCCAACTTGAACCGATACAGCAGATTATTGGACTTGCTCCCAATCAACCTGCATATCGTCTTCTGGTCATGGAAAATCAAGCAGAAAACGGACAATTATTGACGCAACTGTTGACTTCTTTAGGGTTTCAAGTGCAAGCAGCCAGCAGTCCCGAACAAGTTATAGAAATATGCTACGATTGGCGACCCCATTTAATCATCATCGACACCCAAATTTCCTGTAAAGATGGCTATCAATTTCTGCAACCAATCAAACGAGAGTTAATTCATCCTCATCCTACTATTATTATCGGACTGACTACTTACGACGGGGACTTTCGGACAAGATCGGCGTTAGCTTCAGTGTGTGACGAGACACTCCGTCAACCCTTTGACACCGAGAGACTTTTGCAGAAAATTGGCAGCTATTTAGGAATCTCCTATGAGTACGAAATCTGTCAATCTCTCCCACTCGATCAAGAGAGTATAGAACTCACTTTGCAACCTTCCTCCTTAGAGGTTATGCCTTTAGAATGGATTAACGCGGTTTATCAGGCTGCGAGTGAAGGCAATAGCCAAGAACTCTATCAATTAATCGAGAAAATTCCCCCCCATAATCAATCTCTTTTGGTTGCCATGACTGAGTTGGTCAATCATTTTAATTTTCGTCAGATTAGAAAATTAAGTCTGCTCAATGGGAAATAG
- a CDS encoding PAS domain-containing sensor histidine kinase yields MSFLVNVHGANLHNNGMLTNHPSWLWKNLGAELVFTQDKFGKYLTFYWELAQKYGIDPQKILQGSPKHFLTPIPPEAYYERLQRVLERRIPEQCHCLFEYVGQSFPLELIISPILPTQGQPTTVLVMGHLLEDNDLALTSHSALPTHPDPYQRLLTNIAQKIRRTLNLETIWQQTVDSLGEALHLSRCLMISLAPNGQDLDIKAEYCQSASQSLLGSRFKRTSEPYWEQALSQREPVIVEKIAPDAGQARSILIISTFYQNQRNGLIALEQCDRRRHWRPAEIELIQELADQVGTAIAHATLYQELEQATLAAEEASRLKSDFLASTTHELRTPLNGIIGFLRLVLDGMADDSQEQQEFLEEAHKSALHLLNLINDILDIAKIEAGKMDLEVGSVELAELFEAIDNFTLPQAQRKRLNYSSKYPPTLTPIVLYGNYQRLLQVMLNLVSNAIKFTHDGGIDITAEIVKKKLYWRDREFPGMIKVRVSDTGIGVALEKQAKLFEKFVQVDGSHSKAYGGTGLGLAISQKLVEAMGGQVEFYSMGEGLGSTVTFTVPLEQMPIVKT; encoded by the coding sequence ATGAGTTTTTTGGTTAATGTACATGGCGCAAATCTTCACAACAATGGGATGTTAACAAACCATCCTTCTTGGCTATGGAAAAACTTGGGAGCCGAGTTAGTTTTCACTCAAGATAAATTCGGAAAATATTTGACATTCTACTGGGAATTAGCTCAAAAATACGGAATTGATCCCCAAAAAATCCTTCAAGGTTCTCCGAAGCATTTTCTGACCCCCATTCCTCCTGAAGCCTATTATGAAAGGCTTCAACGAGTTTTAGAGCGGCGTATTCCTGAACAATGCCATTGTTTATTTGAATATGTTGGTCAAAGCTTTCCCTTAGAATTAATTATTAGCCCCATTTTACCCACCCAAGGACAGCCGACAACGGTTTTAGTGATGGGTCATCTGTTAGAGGATAACGATCTTGCCCTGACCAGTCACTCCGCTTTACCCACCCATCCCGATCCCTACCAAAGACTTCTGACCAATATTGCGCAAAAAATCCGTCGTACCCTCAATTTAGAAACTATTTGGCAGCAAACAGTAGACAGCTTAGGGGAAGCCTTACACTTGAGTCGCTGCTTAATGATCTCCCTTGCTCCTAATGGCCAAGATCTCGATATCAAAGCCGAATATTGCCAGTCTGCTAGTCAGTCTCTCTTAGGATCTCGCTTTAAACGAACCTCAGAACCCTATTGGGAACAAGCCTTAAGCCAGCGTGAACCCGTTATTGTGGAAAAAATCGCTCCAGATGCTGGCCAAGCTCGATCCATCTTAATTATCTCGACCTTTTATCAAAATCAACGCAATGGACTGATCGCCTTAGAACAATGCGATCGCCGTCGTCACTGGCGACCCGCCGAAATTGAATTAATTCAAGAACTCGCCGATCAAGTGGGAACCGCGATCGCCCATGCGACTCTTTACCAAGAACTTGAACAAGCCACCCTTGCAGCCGAAGAAGCCTCTCGCCTCAAAAGTGATTTTCTGGCTAGTACCACCCATGAATTACGCACTCCCCTCAATGGCATTATTGGCTTTCTACGGCTGGTTCTCGATGGAATGGCTGATGATAGTCAAGAACAGCAAGAATTTCTCGAAGAAGCCCACAAATCTGCCCTTCACCTGCTCAATTTAATCAATGATATCCTTGATATCGCTAAAATTGAAGCCGGAAAAATGGATCTTGAAGTTGGATCTGTGGAGTTAGCGGAGTTATTTGAGGCCATTGATAACTTTACTCTTCCCCAAGCACAACGCAAACGCCTTAACTATAGCAGTAAATATCCTCCAACCTTAACTCCCATTGTGCTTTATGGCAATTATCAACGACTGCTACAAGTCATGCTTAATTTAGTGAGCAATGCCATTAAATTTACCCACGACGGAGGGATTGATATCACAGCAGAAATTGTCAAAAAGAAACTGTATTGGCGCGATCGTGAGTTTCCAGGGATGATTAAAGTTCGGGTGTCTGATACGGGAATTGGGGTTGCCTTAGAAAAACAAGCTAAACTGTTTGAAAAATTTGTACAGGTAGATGGCTCCCATTCAAAAGCTTATGGGGGTACGGGGTTAGGGTTAGCTATCTCCCAAAAATTAGTCGAAGCAATGGGGGGACAAGTGGAATTTTATAGTATGGGAGAAGGACTGGGTTCTACCGTGACTTTTACAGTTCCTCTCGAACAAATGCCCATTGTTAAAACCTAA
- a CDS encoding type II toxin-antitoxin system CcdA family antitoxin — MNDNAVSSQRMAEKVEISIHLDSELLEQLKHLTNDPSRIIETAIKQWLEGERGRDDDLTRTFRRNPPLPPRGEWND, encoded by the coding sequence ATGAACGATAATGCAGTATCCTCCCAGCGTATGGCTGAAAAAGTTGAAATCTCGATTCACCTTGATTCAGAGCTATTAGAGCAACTCAAGCATCTCACCAACGATCCCAGTCGAATTATTGAAACAGCAATTAAACAGTGGCTTGAAGGAGAACGGGGAAGAGATGACGATTTAACCCGTACGTTTCGTAGAAATCCCCCTCTACCCCCTAGAGGAGAGTGGAATGATTAA
- a CDS encoding cysteine synthase A, with the protein MDIKDGFVGTVGNTPLIRLTSFSQETGCEILGKAEFLNPGGSVKDRAALYIIEDAEKKGLLKPGGTVVEGTAGNTGIGLAHICNAKGYKCLIVIPDTQSQEKIDLLRTLGAEVRTVPAVPYRDPNNYVKVSGRLAEELDNAIWANQFDNLANRQAHYETTAPEIWAQTQGKIDAWVSATGTGGTYAGAALFFKEKNPNIKCIVADPMGSGLYSYVKTGEIKIEGNSITEGIGNGRITANMQGVPIDDAIQIDDHEAIRVIYQLLYQDGLFMGGSVGINVGAAIALAKAMGPGHTIVTVLCDGGARYQSRLYNQEWLRSKGLWD; encoded by the coding sequence ATGGATATTAAAGACGGCTTCGTTGGGACAGTTGGCAATACCCCCCTGATTCGCTTAACTAGCTTTAGCCAAGAAACAGGATGCGAAATTTTAGGCAAGGCAGAATTTCTGAATCCAGGGGGGTCTGTTAAAGATCGTGCCGCTTTGTATATTATTGAAGATGCCGAAAAAAAAGGCCTTCTCAAACCAGGGGGAACCGTTGTCGAAGGAACCGCCGGAAATACAGGGATTGGGTTAGCCCATATTTGTAACGCTAAGGGCTATAAATGCCTGATTGTCATTCCAGACACCCAGTCTCAAGAGAAAATTGACCTCCTCAGAACCCTAGGGGCAGAAGTTCGTACCGTTCCTGCCGTTCCCTACCGCGACCCGAACAATTATGTTAAAGTCTCCGGTAGATTGGCTGAAGAACTTGATAATGCCATTTGGGCTAATCAATTCGATAATTTAGCCAACCGTCAAGCCCATTATGAAACCACTGCCCCCGAAATTTGGGCGCAAACACAGGGGAAAATAGACGCTTGGGTATCTGCCACCGGAACCGGAGGAACCTACGCCGGGGCTGCGTTATTTTTTAAAGAAAAGAATCCCAACATTAAGTGTATTGTCGCTGATCCCATGGGCAGTGGCTTGTATAGTTATGTGAAGACAGGGGAAATTAAAATTGAGGGCAATTCTATCACCGAAGGCATTGGGAACGGTCGAATTACCGCAAATATGCAAGGAGTCCCCATTGATGACGCTATCCAAATTGATGATCACGAAGCGATTCGGGTGATCTATCAATTATTGTACCAAGATGGGCTATTTATGGGAGGGTCGGTAGGAATTAATGTCGGGGCTGCGATCGCCTTAGCTAAAGCAATGGGGCCGGGTCATACCATTGTAACAGTGTTGTGTGATGGAGGAGCAAGATATCAATCTCGGTTATACAATCAAGAGTGGTTGCGGTCTAAGGGGTTATGGGACTAG
- a CDS encoding HupE/UreJ family protein: MKLSLIKNQGWVATGTLISLASLLLFIQPATAHHPFGGTTPVNLIEGFLSGLGHPIIGLDHFAFVVAAGLLGARLKQGWLIPLAFVLATMLGTGVHLQQINLPFPELIIALSVLIFGAGLVVSNNSLMTAHFLTITALILGFIAGIFHGYVYGETIIGSEMTPLVAYLMGFSLIQLIISLGMLQLGKVVVKREENQGLLLFKMIGFTISAFGLVLLSSAMI; encoded by the coding sequence ATGAAGTTATCTTTAATCAAAAATCAAGGTTGGGTTGCTACGGGAACGCTTATTAGTTTAGCCTCTTTATTATTGTTCATACAACCCGCTACCGCGCATCACCCTTTTGGGGGAACAACCCCTGTTAATTTGATTGAGGGATTTTTATCAGGGTTAGGTCATCCTATCATTGGATTAGATCATTTTGCGTTTGTTGTAGCGGCCGGATTATTGGGGGCAAGATTAAAACAAGGCTGGTTAATTCCTTTGGCTTTTGTCCTAGCAACCATGCTAGGAACGGGAGTTCATTTACAACAGATTAATTTACCCTTTCCTGAGCTTATTATTGCGCTTTCTGTGTTAATTTTTGGGGCTGGATTAGTTGTTAGCAATAATTCCTTAATGACGGCTCATTTTTTAACGATCACCGCATTAATTTTAGGATTCATTGCTGGAATTTTTCATGGCTATGTCTATGGAGAAACGATTATTGGTTCGGAAATGACCCCTTTAGTCGCTTATTTAATGGGATTTTCTCTAATTCAGCTAATCATTTCCTTGGGAATGTTGCAACTGGGTAAGGTTGTCGTCAAACGAGAAGAAAATCAAGGTTTGTTGCTGTTTAAAATGATCGGGTTTACAATAAGCGCATTTGGACTTGTTTTGTTGAGTTCAGCTATGATTTAA
- a CDS encoding DUF2993 domain-containing protein, with product MSAFPLSPSPILSIMEFFIIFLSSLLTAISPIGIVVDTVIANTIRSQVKSVEQLAVRVDNTPSYQPIQGKIDRFRFASRNLEIIDNLRIETIELEIDPISININRLETKGLTGIRQSLRQPLQGGIRLVLKETDLNQALESANVKAKLQEIINRFLPEQAPQFQLLSLQIQFKEENRLGIEVKLQQEATEEKEAEPLDLSLETGLKLENGRSLQLLDLSGTLNGRKLSKRFLSRFSSFDLATLEKQGITSRLLQLDIDEETLDLAAFARLETLKSDEQ from the coding sequence ATGTCTGCTTTCCCTCTCTCTCCTAGCCCTATTTTAAGTATCATGGAATTTTTCATCATTTTTTTGTCAAGTTTATTAACCGCCATTTCTCCCATCGGAATTGTTGTTGATACGGTAATCGCCAATACAATTCGATCGCAAGTTAAAAGCGTTGAACAATTAGCGGTTCGCGTTGATAATACTCCCAGTTATCAACCCATTCAAGGCAAAATTGATCGCTTTCGTTTTGCTAGTCGAAACCTAGAAATCATCGATAATCTCAGAATAGAAACCATTGAATTAGAAATCGATCCCATCTCGATTAATATTAACCGTTTAGAGACAAAAGGACTCACGGGAATTAGACAGTCTCTGCGTCAACCCTTACAGGGAGGAATACGCTTAGTTCTTAAAGAAACTGATCTCAATCAGGCTTTAGAATCGGCTAATGTTAAAGCTAAGCTGCAAGAAATTATTAACCGTTTTCTTCCTGAACAAGCCCCTCAGTTTCAACTCTTAAGTCTACAAATCCAATTTAAAGAGGAAAATCGTCTAGGCATTGAGGTAAAATTACAACAGGAAGCCACGGAAGAAAAGGAAGCTGAACCCTTAGATTTGTCCCTGGAAACAGGGTTAAAGCTAGAAAATGGGCGATCGCTCCAACTCCTTGATTTAAGTGGTACACTCAATGGAAGAAAGCTATCAAAAAGGTTTTTAAGTCGTTTTTCATCCTTCGACTTAGCGACTTTGGAAAAACAAGGAATTACATCTCGATTATTACAGCTAGATATAGACGAAGAAACCCTTGATTTAGCAGCTTTTGCCCGTTTAGAAACGCTAAAATCTGATGAACAATAG